In one window of Methanolobus mangrovi DNA:
- a CDS encoding S8 family serine peptidase produces the protein MNRLPITLLMIVSILLSFVVAPASAVPNDDEKVPVLIKFKGKTDAQLVKANGGSIKYEYDVVPAIAAELPQKAIDALYKNPNIELIEPDRIAQITEETIPWGITRVNAPATQALGFTGSGIKVAVIDTGVDYNHPDLAANYLGGYDYVNDDNYPMDDHSHGTHVAGTVLGIDNEIGVLGVAPNAGFYALKAADSTGYATYSDIIASINWAVNNGADVITMSLGGSPSSTLEAACDNAYNSGVVVVAAAGNSGGAVIYPAGYDSVIAVSATDSNNVKASWSSYGPEVELAAPGVSIYSTMPGSSYGYKSGTSMATPHVTGVVALLLSTDVSGTNLDLDKDGTWDPAEVRARLQSTATDIGASGQDDYYGYGLVNALAAVSDLEQAPAVEDPVETVTPPADEAPAGDSPVEEMHLSDLSVTTDYSVKANKHVFAYAIATATVVDVDGNPLSGATVTGDWSGLVSGTVSAVTDSSGVVTFQSAQLKNPLGSFIFTVTGVTLDGYTYNSGANGFESEVSADFTLSLK, from the coding sequence ATGAATAGACTACCAATTACGTTACTGATGATTGTGTCGATATTGCTCTCCTTTGTGGTGGCACCGGCAAGCGCTGTACCGAACGATGATGAAAAAGTTCCTGTTCTTATTAAATTTAAAGGGAAAACAGACGCTCAGCTTGTAAAAGCCAATGGTGGAAGTATAAAATACGAATATGATGTTGTTCCTGCCATTGCCGCAGAGCTTCCTCAAAAGGCAATAGATGCTCTTTATAAGAATCCGAATATTGAACTTATTGAACCTGATAGAATAGCCCAGATAACAGAAGAAACAATTCCATGGGGAATAACCAGGGTTAATGCGCCTGCTACTCAGGCACTTGGTTTTACCGGTAGTGGTATTAAAGTCGCTGTGATCGATACCGGTGTTGATTACAACCACCCTGACCTTGCAGCAAATTACCTTGGCGGTTATGACTACGTTAACGATGATAATTATCCGATGGATGACCACAGCCACGGAACCCATGTTGCTGGTACCGTTCTGGGAATTGATAATGAAATAGGAGTGCTTGGAGTTGCTCCGAATGCAGGTTTCTATGCTCTTAAGGCTGCAGACAGCACTGGGTACGCCACATACAGTGATATTATAGCATCCATCAACTGGGCTGTGAATAATGGTGCTGACGTAATTACCATGAGCCTTGGTGGTTCCCCTTCTTCCACACTCGAAGCTGCATGTGATAATGCATATAACAGTGGTGTTGTGGTCGTTGCAGCAGCCGGAAACTCCGGTGGCGCAGTAATCTATCCTGCAGGCTATGATTCTGTTATCGCAGTCTCAGCTACTGATTCCAATAATGTTAAGGCTTCATGGTCATCATACGGTCCTGAAGTAGAACTGGCAGCTCCTGGTGTATCAATATACTCCACTATGCCTGGATCTTCATACGGCTACAAGAGCGGTACAAGTATGGCTACACCTCATGTGACTGGTGTGGTTGCTCTTCTGCTCAGCACAGATGTATCAGGAACAAACCTTGACCTCGATAAGGATGGTACATGGGATCCTGCAGAGGTACGTGCAAGACTCCAGAGCACAGCAACTGATATTGGAGCAAGCGGACAGGATGACTACTATGGCTATGGACTTGTCAATGCCCTGGCAGCAGTCTCCGATCTGGAACAGGCACCTGCTGTAGAGGACCCAGTTGAAACGGTTACACCTCCTGCTGATGAAGCACCTGCAGGAGATTCCCCGGTAGAAGAAATGCATCTGAGTGATCTTTCTGTTACTACAGATTACTCTGTTAAAGCCAACAAACATGTTTTTGCATATGCAATTGCAACAGCTACTGTTGTAGATGTTGATGGTAATCCTCTATCTGGCGCAACAGTTACCGGTGACTGGAGCGGCCTTGTTTCAGGAACTGTTTCTGCTGTGACTGATTCAAGTGGTGTTGTTACATTCCAGTCCGCCCAGTTGAAGAATCCATTAGGAAGCTTTATCTTCACAGTTACTGGTGTCACACTCGATGGTTATACATACAATTCCGGTGCAAACGGATTTGAAAGTGAAGTAAGTGCTGATTTCACTTTGTCATTGAAGTAA
- a CDS encoding secondary thiamine-phosphate synthase enzyme YjbQ, translated as MQVQTGKRIELIDITDRVRKHVSESGVQNGICVLSTKHTTTSIIVNENESGLVSDILKLLEKLVPPHAGYAHDRIDNNADSHLKAVLLGNSKTMPVINGKPLLGTWQSIFLAELDGPRTREVTVTVISSD; from the coding sequence ATGCAAGTACAGACCGGAAAGAGAATTGAGCTAATCGATATTACGGACAGGGTACGAAAACACGTTAGTGAAAGCGGTGTGCAGAACGGTATCTGCGTGTTAAGTACAAAGCATACGACTACTTCGATAATTGTCAATGAGAATGAGTCAGGTCTTGTTTCTGATATTCTGAAGCTGCTGGAAAAGCTTGTTCCACCACATGCAGGCTATGCTCATGACAGGATTGACAATAATGCTGATTCCCACTTGAAAGCTGTACTCCTTGGTAACAGTAAAACGATGCCTGTTATCAACGGGAAACCCTTGCTTGGTACATGGCAGAGCATCTTTCTTGCGGAGCTGGATGGTCCCAGGACAAGAGAGGTCACTGTGACTGTTATCAGCAGTGACTGA
- a CDS encoding helix-turn-helix transcriptional regulator: MADDEQKVLDALKDAAKPMRPGEIAEATGLDSKEVSKILKNLKSADAVCSPKRCFYAHADYEKTSE, encoded by the coding sequence ATGGCAGACGATGAACAGAAAGTACTTGACGCGCTTAAAGATGCAGCAAAACCAATGAGACCGGGCGAGATCGCTGAAGCAACAGGTCTTGACAGCAAAGAAGTCAGCAAAATACTCAAGAACCTCAAGAGCGCAGATGCCGTCTGTTCTCCTAAAAGATGCTTCTATGCACACGCTGACTACGAAAAAACAAGCGAATAA
- a CDS encoding HIT family protein, translating into MDCLFCKIVAGEIPSHKVYEDEFVYAFLDIYPCSEGHTIVLPKKHFGRFTDMEEGDAASLFAFVNKVAKTLEKTLGLEGMNIGINNGEIAGQTVPHVHVHIIPRRVGDGEGNMHTIVELHPSTDNIAELAESIREAFD; encoded by the coding sequence ATGGATTGTTTATTCTGCAAGATCGTTGCTGGTGAGATTCCTTCGCATAAGGTGTATGAAGATGAGTTTGTTTATGCTTTTCTCGACATATATCCATGTTCTGAGGGGCATACCATTGTTCTTCCTAAGAAGCACTTTGGCAGGTTCACGGATATGGAAGAAGGAGATGCAGCTTCTTTGTTCGCTTTTGTGAACAAGGTTGCAAAGACCTTGGAAAAGACACTTGGACTGGAAGGAATGAATATCGGCATCAACAATGGGGAGATTGCAGGACAGACAGTGCCACATGTGCACGTTCACATCATACCCAGACGTGTTGGTGACGGTGAGGGGAACATGCACACCATCGTAGAATTGCATCCTTCAACAGACAACATTGCAGAACTGGCTGAATCCATCAGGGAAGCATTCGATTAA
- a CDS encoding VIT domain-containing protein, giving the protein MKTGAIKQIYLPLAILLSILLAASPAMATASVDYMSIDVDINNGYAVTTVEQKITSNEDEAAYDDFSIFKSEDAFISDFTIIIDGEEYNSEVLPKTQAKEEFEEAVSEGRSAGLLTDAGKDRFSYALNFEPHQSIIVRLTYEQALKKTLGEYEYTQPLRSYRNINNLSVNVDISSVNKILSLETPGFAEANTEYLSSTKGQVTYNSQSVPDSDLNIIFTTNNPALNGEMLFYETGGQGYMMHIFSPTEDDLGTKALNKDIIFVIDKSGSMSGEKMYQVKSVFSDIIYGLPANDRFNVIFFDGEVHTYSEQLMEANASSKKDSIEFVDNLNADGGTNINDALLNALGMFNDETENVPIIVFLTDGEPTSGVTSRYVIRENVMEANKVDVSIFSIAFGIEHEEYYESLRALSLENNGKAERFTSTTGAEEGISDFYATISTPLITDIEFSYNGKVSDIVNTVESSLFAGSDAIVLGKYNTGTSTISSEIKATSRSGTQEFNNQFTILPKAENSFIPRLWAYETINDLLDRIEVEGETDDLVTAVTDLSLEFEFVTPYTSLFVEIPETEKQDVTDSMPPGEMGMDESVVVDDSEVAEEAIEEMPAEEEMVMEEIPVEETAEEESPGFEALYAAVGIIGVMLVLRKRE; this is encoded by the coding sequence GTGAAAACAGGAGCAATTAAACAAATTTATCTTCCACTAGCCATTCTTCTGTCGATATTGTTAGCGGCCTCACCGGCTATGGCTACTGCATCGGTCGATTACATGAGTATAGATGTTGATATCAACAACGGATATGCAGTTACCACCGTTGAGCAGAAAATAACAAGCAATGAAGATGAAGCTGCCTATGATGATTTTAGTATATTCAAATCCGAAGATGCATTCATATCCGATTTTACCATAATCATCGATGGGGAGGAATACAATTCAGAGGTACTTCCAAAAACTCAGGCCAAAGAAGAGTTTGAGGAAGCCGTATCTGAAGGAAGGTCAGCAGGACTGTTGACAGATGCAGGCAAGGACAGGTTCAGCTATGCATTGAACTTTGAACCTCATCAGAGTATCATTGTCAGGCTGACCTATGAACAGGCATTGAAAAAGACCCTTGGGGAATATGAATATACTCAGCCGCTTCGCAGTTATCGCAATATAAACAACCTGTCCGTAAATGTGGATATCAGCTCTGTGAACAAGATCCTCAGCCTGGAAACTCCCGGATTTGCCGAAGCAAACACAGAATATCTTTCATCCACCAAAGGACAGGTGACATATAACTCACAATCAGTTCCTGATTCCGACCTCAATATTATTTTCACGACCAATAACCCTGCCCTGAACGGAGAGATGCTCTTCTACGAAACAGGCGGTCAGGGGTATATGATGCACATATTCTCACCCACAGAGGATGACCTGGGCACAAAAGCACTCAACAAGGACATCATTTTCGTTATCGATAAATCCGGTTCAATGAGTGGGGAAAAGATGTATCAGGTCAAGAGTGTGTTCTCTGATATCATCTATGGTCTGCCGGCCAACGACCGTTTCAATGTGATATTCTTTGACGGAGAAGTGCATACTTATTCAGAACAACTGATGGAAGCAAATGCAAGCTCCAAAAAGGATTCCATAGAATTTGTGGACAATCTGAACGCCGACGGTGGCACAAATATCAATGACGCTCTGTTGAATGCACTTGGAATGTTCAACGATGAAACCGAGAATGTCCCGATAATAGTATTCCTCACTGATGGTGAACCAACCTCCGGCGTTACTTCCAGGTATGTGATCCGTGAGAATGTCATGGAAGCTAACAAGGTGGATGTTTCCATATTCAGCATCGCTTTTGGAATTGAGCATGAGGAATATTATGAGTCGCTGAGGGCGCTTAGTCTGGAGAATAACGGTAAAGCCGAGCGTTTCACCTCCACCACTGGTGCAGAAGAAGGTATCAGCGATTTCTATGCAACCATATCCACACCATTGATAACGGATATAGAATTCAGTTACAACGGAAAGGTATCGGATATTGTGAACACTGTAGAAAGCAGCCTGTTTGCAGGCTCTGACGCTATTGTACTCGGAAAATACAACACCGGAACCAGCACCATAAGCTCTGAGATCAAAGCTACCAGCCGCTCAGGAACCCAGGAATTCAACAACCAGTTCACAATTCTGCCAAAAGCAGAAAATTCCTTCATCCCAAGATTATGGGCTTACGAAACTATCAACGACCTGCTTGACAGGATCGAGGTGGAAGGCGAAACTGACGACCTTGTTACTGCAGTTACCGACCTCTCACTTGAATTCGAGTTTGTGACCCCATACACCTCGCTCTTTGTGGAAATACCTGAAACCGAGAAGCAAGATGTAACCGACAGTATGCCTCCTGGAGAAATGGGAATGGACGAGAGTGTAGTTGTGGATGATTCCGAGGTTGCGGAAGAAGCGATAGAAGAAATGCCTGCTGAAGAAGAGATGGTTATGGAGGAAATTCCCGTTGAAGAAACCGCAGAAGAAGAATCACCCGGGTTTGAGGCTTTGTATGCTGCTGTGGGAATTATTGGGGTGATGTTGGTGTTAAGGAAACGTGAGTAG
- the sfsA gene encoding DNA/RNA nuclease SfsA, whose translation MKTKTPPSSIPSKKVLQIPTDTEGILIERPNRFLAIVEIEENGTKKQEKVHVHDPGRLIDVFYPGNRVLLRKANNPKRKTGWDMIAGRISDNWILINSAFHRQISGWVIENGVVDFFSNADSILPEQKYGDSRLDYLILKEGKSIWVEVKGCTLAEGRVASFPDAPTTRGKRHLEELIKARTEGYEAAVLILVLRPEAECFTANGLIDPAFAETFKKALEAGVKVFPLLFSFEDGVICYHSQLPLCDKVLSAES comes from the coding sequence ATGAAAACAAAAACTCCGCCATCCTCAATCCCCTCCAAAAAAGTCCTCCAAATCCCCACCGACACTGAAGGCATTCTCATAGAGCGGCCAAACCGTTTCCTTGCCATCGTTGAGATAGAGGAGAACGGCACTAAAAAGCAGGAAAAAGTCCATGTGCATGATCCCGGCAGGCTCATTGACGTGTTCTATCCAGGTAACAGGGTGCTTTTGAGGAAGGCCAACAATCCGAAGAGAAAGACAGGATGGGACATGATAGCGGGGAGGATATCTGATAACTGGATACTCATTAACTCGGCATTTCACAGGCAGATATCCGGCTGGGTTATTGAGAATGGGGTTGTGGATTTTTTCAGTAATGCAGACAGTATCCTGCCAGAGCAGAAGTACGGTGACAGCAGGCTTGATTATCTGATCCTGAAAGAGGGTAAGAGTATATGGGTGGAGGTTAAGGGCTGCACACTGGCAGAAGGTAGGGTTGCTTCGTTTCCTGATGCTCCGACCACGCGCGGAAAGCGCCATCTTGAAGAACTCATCAAGGCAAGGACTGAGGGATATGAAGCCGCAGTGCTCATTCTTGTTCTCAGGCCGGAAGCAGAATGCTTCACGGCAAACGGGCTCATCGATCCTGCATTTGCAGAGACTTTTAAGAAGGCTCTGGAAGCTGGTGTAAAAGTGTTCCCGCTTTTATTCTCATTTGAGGATGGGGTGATATGTTATCACTCCCAGCTTCCTCTTTGCGATAAGGTGCTCTCTGCGGAAAGCTAA
- a CDS encoding PqqD family peptide modification chaperone, producing MILPKNEPGTVPGPFSILDRNELVPYFPFRIKHEDEVWVIENPITGVENELNEPAFWLLKLCDGYRTLDEIITEISGAYRTDRNTVVDMSSSLLEKLTGDGMLWWRRGRLNYWKLPPPLAVLWDLTSRCNLRCKHCVVSAGEEGREELDFAECCKFIDQCAGFGISQFILSGGEPMVRKDFFDIAEYAAGKGISIQVATNGTLIDENAAQRLASIGACVQVSFDSPEPAVHDEFRQHPGSWQRTKDGIELLIRAGVPVTLAATVTTMNIDDIHRLYELANEMGVQTFRILPFVPFGRGKYADELEVAPARMRELTEFLHAKKEEDGVNIAPMEFECTFSLPPEQEIDADTRIGCDGAISYCTVTSSGEVLPCNYFSGAEAENVKEKDFQWIWNNSRFLNYFRSLKTSDVNGSCQQCDWLPVCRGSCLAANFAHGDIFQSNCHCWLVKPDR from the coding sequence GTGATATTGCCGAAAAACGAACCGGGAACTGTTCCCGGACCTTTTTCTATTTTGGATAGAAATGAGCTTGTGCCATATTTTCCTTTCAGGATAAAACATGAAGATGAGGTATGGGTCATAGAAAACCCCATCACAGGAGTAGAAAATGAGCTGAATGAGCCTGCTTTCTGGCTGTTGAAGCTCTGTGACGGATACAGGACCCTTGATGAAATAATCACGGAAATCTCAGGAGCTTATAGAACTGACAGGAATACTGTTGTTGATATGAGTTCTAGTCTGCTTGAAAAGCTCACAGGGGACGGGATGCTATGGTGGCGAAGAGGAAGACTCAATTACTGGAAACTGCCACCGCCTTTAGCTGTTCTGTGGGACCTGACATCAAGATGTAATCTCAGGTGTAAGCACTGTGTTGTAAGCGCAGGAGAGGAGGGCAGAGAGGAGCTGGACTTTGCCGAGTGTTGCAAGTTTATAGATCAGTGTGCGGGCTTCGGCATCAGTCAATTCATACTGAGTGGCGGGGAACCTATGGTAAGAAAGGACTTTTTCGACATTGCTGAATATGCAGCAGGAAAAGGTATCTCGATACAGGTAGCCACCAACGGGACATTGATAGACGAGAATGCTGCACAAAGACTTGCCAGTATAGGTGCCTGTGTACAGGTAAGTTTTGATTCACCGGAACCTGCTGTGCATGATGAATTCCGCCAGCATCCCGGGTCGTGGCAGAGAACGAAGGATGGAATAGAGCTTCTGATACGTGCAGGTGTTCCTGTTACCCTTGCAGCCACAGTTACTACAATGAATATTGATGATATCCACCGCCTTTACGAGCTTGCGAATGAGATGGGAGTGCAGACATTCCGTATCCTCCCTTTTGTCCCGTTCGGACGCGGGAAGTATGCGGATGAACTGGAAGTGGCTCCTGCCAGAATGAGAGAGCTGACAGAATTCCTGCATGCTAAGAAAGAGGAGGATGGTGTCAATATAGCTCCAATGGAATTCGAATGCACTTTCAGCCTGCCTCCTGAACAGGAGATTGATGCTGATACGAGAATAGGCTGCGATGGTGCAATTTCCTACTGTACCGTCACATCCAGCGGAGAGGTACTCCCATGTAATTATTTTTCGGGAGCAGAAGCAGAGAATGTGAAAGAAAAAGATTTCCAGTGGATATGGAACAATTCCCGTTTCCTCAATTATTTCAGGAGCCTGAAAACCTCGGATGTTAACGGTAGCTGTCAGCAATGCGACTGGCTTCCTGTTTGCAGGGGAAGCTGCCTTGCAGCTAATTTTGCCCACGGGGATATCTTCCAGTCAAACTGCCACTGCTGGCTGGTGAAACCGGATCGATAA
- a CDS encoding M4 family metallopeptidase yields MYNPSKKQTDVLENLKKIDANIEIKWDEQTGSPLRVKGVLAQAEHLDPGIAAIEFLDQNKGLFLLDSVQKEMLLKRIDTDRLGARHVRMQQVYKELPVFGSEIIVHIDANNKIKGTTGKLTPGIDLPEKPKITDEQALKVALGDDRNNSLGRLHAEPALMILTQFVEQPHLVWHVTVNGMDRDLKGDDTPAKWEYFVDALSGEIVWKYNNEQTHTRTTGSGIGRYSGAVTINTVHDHGSAQYQLDDQWLPSSARVTTHDANGGYPPAPVSEDNNNNWSAASQGPDVDCHLYTRMVYDYFFTVHGRDSYDDAGADMHIYANCGANWNNASWNGSYVKIGNGDGIKYDPLCALDIIAHEWTHAVTEYTANLVYSGESGALNESMSDVFAALIAGNWIFGEDAWLLASAPGSRNMEDPTNGGLYDPANPIDSVLAGHQPDHMTDKYTGAQDYGGVHINSGIMNKAAYLIATGGTHRGIRICEGLGRDVLGIIYYQALTTHLVSSSDFSDMRDAVLDSLDDLYATNPHYSRWRASIINAFAAVGIGTAVTCPMICWIAPFICPPAPHILCPPSPYICPPSPHFACPPSPYICPPAPDIVCPPSPIVVCPPSPHIACPPSPGLSCLPGPDPLPPYIPDIRVRRPEITLKTDIIEIVGIGPETANLFKGRSILTLGDFMKATENEKKITELSKALGISEAKMHDWRKKTLVMLGELK; encoded by the coding sequence ATGTATAATCCGAGTAAGAAACAAACAGACGTATTAGAGAATCTAAAAAAGATAGATGCAAATATTGAGATAAAGTGGGACGAACAAACCGGCAGCCCATTGCGAGTAAAAGGAGTACTTGCACAGGCAGAGCATTTAGATCCGGGTATTGCTGCCATTGAATTCCTTGATCAGAACAAAGGACTTTTTTTACTGGATTCTGTACAAAAGGAAATGCTGCTAAAAAGAATAGATACTGACAGGCTTGGAGCCAGACATGTACGCATGCAGCAGGTTTACAAAGAACTGCCCGTGTTTGGCAGTGAAATTATAGTCCATATTGACGCAAATAATAAAATAAAAGGAACAACTGGGAAACTTACACCCGGAATAGACCTGCCTGAAAAACCAAAGATCACTGATGAACAGGCTTTAAAAGTAGCACTTGGTGATGACAGGAACAATTCCCTGGGTCGCCTGCATGCAGAGCCTGCTCTTATGATACTTACACAATTTGTGGAACAACCCCATCTTGTGTGGCACGTGACTGTCAATGGTATGGACAGGGACCTTAAAGGGGACGATACGCCTGCAAAATGGGAATATTTTGTTGATGCACTAAGCGGAGAAATTGTCTGGAAATACAATAATGAACAGACGCATACCCGGACCACCGGTTCAGGAATCGGAAGATATTCCGGTGCTGTAACTATTAATACTGTACACGACCACGGTTCTGCCCAATATCAGCTTGACGACCAGTGGTTACCAAGTTCTGCAAGGGTAACAACCCACGATGCTAACGGAGGCTATCCTCCTGCTCCTGTATCTGAAGATAATAATAACAACTGGTCTGCAGCATCTCAGGGACCTGACGTTGATTGTCATCTCTATACAAGAATGGTGTATGACTACTTCTTTACCGTTCACGGACGTGACAGCTACGATGATGCCGGCGCTGACATGCATATTTATGCAAATTGCGGAGCAAACTGGAACAATGCATCATGGAATGGAAGTTATGTCAAGATAGGTAACGGTGATGGGATAAAATATGATCCTCTTTGCGCACTGGACATAATAGCACACGAGTGGACACATGCTGTCACTGAATACACTGCAAATCTTGTTTACAGCGGGGAATCAGGTGCCCTGAACGAGTCCATGTCGGATGTTTTCGCCGCCCTTATAGCCGGTAACTGGATCTTCGGGGAAGATGCATGGCTGCTGGCTTCTGCACCAGGGTCACGTAATATGGAAGACCCTACCAATGGCGGCCTGTATGATCCGGCAAATCCGATAGACAGTGTTCTTGCAGGCCATCAGCCAGATCATATGACCGATAAATACACCGGAGCCCAGGATTACGGCGGAGTACACATAAACAGCGGTATCATGAACAAAGCAGCTTACCTGATAGCAACCGGTGGGACACATCGTGGTATAAGGATATGTGAAGGACTTGGACGTGATGTTCTTGGTATTATTTACTATCAGGCGCTTACAACCCATCTGGTATCAAGTTCTGATTTCAGTGATATGAGGGATGCTGTGCTGGATTCGCTTGACGATCTCTATGCAACCAACCCGCATTATTCACGCTGGAGAGCAAGCATTATAAACGCTTTCGCTGCTGTTGGCATAGGTACTGCGGTCACATGTCCGATGATATGCTGGATAGCTCCGTTCATCTGTCCACCTGCACCACACATCCTGTGTCCACCGTCACCATATATCTGCCCGCCATCACCGCATTTCGCATGCCCTCCGTCACCATATATCTGCCCACCTGCACCGGATATTGTATGTCCGCCATCTCCAATAGTAGTGTGTCCTCCTTCACCGCATATTGCATGCCCACCGTCTCCGGGACTTTCATGTCTGCCTGGACCTGATCCATTGCCACCATATATCCCGGACATCCGTGTAAGAAGACCTGAAATAACACTGAAAACGGATATAATTGAAATTGTAGGAATCGGTCCTGAAACTGCAAATCTTTTCAAGGGAAGATCTATCCTGACACTGGGAGATTTCATGAAGGCTACAGAGAATGAAAAGAAAATCACTGAACTTTCGAAGGCTCTTGGAATATCGGAAGCTAAGATGCATGACTGGAGAAAGAAGACCCTTGTGATGCTTGGGGAACTAAAGTGA
- a CDS encoding alanine/glycine:cation symporter family protein, producing the protein MGLLDVIREVVNHSSILTSLTEIDGFIWGPPLLTLLIGTGLFYTFRLGFIQINRLPLALKYVIGSRKAEKGSQGDISSFGALSTALAATVGTGNIVGVATAIKTGGPGALFWMWIAAFFGMATMYAECLLSVKYRTFDENGQVSGGPMYYIKNGLADRSYSGLLSKMFAVFGIFVGCMGIGTFAQMNAIVDSAKITFDIPVIYTGAVVTVFVFLVIIGGIRSIAKVAQVVVPFMAIAYVLGSVLILLLNLDQVPSAISLVFRSAFSRTAATGGFLGASIMMAIQFGVARGVFSNEAGLGSTPIAAAAARVKSPVKQGLISMTATFFDTIIVCSMTGMVLIISGSWKGELAGAYMTNYAYSSVLENIGTYVVGIGLMFFAFTTILGWNYYAERCTEFLFGVKAILPFKFVYILMVSMGAFLTLDIIWVLADIFNGLMAVPNLIALIALRKIVISETKNYFDEMKKES; encoded by the coding sequence ATGGGTTTACTTGATGTTATACGGGAAGTGGTGAATCATTCATCCATACTTACATCACTTACAGAGATCGACGGTTTTATATGGGGTCCGCCGTTGCTGACATTATTGATTGGAACAGGACTCTTCTACACATTCCGGCTTGGCTTCATCCAGATAAACAGATTACCCCTTGCCCTGAAATACGTTATTGGGTCAAGAAAGGCTGAAAAAGGTTCGCAGGGAGACATATCCAGTTTTGGTGCCCTTAGTACTGCCCTTGCAGCTACAGTGGGGACCGGTAACATTGTAGGAGTTGCAACGGCAATAAAGACAGGTGGGCCCGGTGCTCTTTTCTGGATGTGGATAGCTGCATTTTTCGGAATGGCGACCATGTATGCGGAATGCCTGCTCTCTGTAAAATACAGGACTTTCGATGAGAATGGACAGGTTTCAGGAGGTCCTATGTATTATATCAAGAATGGTCTTGCAGACAGGTCCTATAGCGGCCTGCTCTCCAAAATGTTTGCTGTCTTTGGTATTTTCGTCGGATGCATGGGTATAGGCACCTTTGCCCAGATGAATGCTATAGTTGATTCTGCAAAGATAACCTTTGATATCCCTGTCATCTACACTGGTGCAGTGGTCACCGTATTCGTGTTCCTTGTGATCATCGGTGGTATCAGGAGCATTGCAAAGGTTGCACAAGTGGTGGTTCCTTTCATGGCTATAGCTTACGTTCTGGGATCAGTATTGATATTGCTTCTGAATCTGGACCAGGTACCCTCTGCAATCTCCCTGGTGTTCAGGTCAGCTTTCAGCAGGACAGCAGCAACAGGGGGCTTTCTGGGAGCATCCATAATGATGGCAATACAGTTTGGTGTGGCAAGGGGTGTTTTTTCCAACGAAGCGGGACTTGGTAGTACGCCCATAGCTGCTGCTGCCGCCAGGGTCAAAAGTCCTGTAAAACAGGGTCTGATCTCCATGACTGCAACTTTCTTTGATACTATTATTGTCTGCAGCATGACGGGAATGGTACTCATCATAAGTGGTTCATGGAAGGGTGAACTTGCAGGAGCCTATATGACGAACTATGCGTACTCATCCGTACTGGAAAATATTGGTACTTATGTGGTGGGAATAGGATTGATGTTCTTTGCCTTCACCACCATACTCGGCTGGAACTATTATGCAGAACGCTGTACTGAGTTCCTTTTCGGTGTGAAAGCAATACTACCTTTCAAGTTCGTATACATATTAATGGTATCAATGGGTGCATTCCTGACCCTTGATATTATATGGGTACTGGCTGACATATTCAATGGCCTGATGGCTGTTCCCAATCTGATAGCCCTGATAGCATTAAGAAAGATTGTAATATCCGAAACAAAGAACTATTTTGATGAGATGAAAAAAGAGTCGTGA